From the Candidatus Omnitrophota bacterium genome, one window contains:
- the rpmE gene encoding 50S ribosomal protein L31, with product MKKETHPKYEDTAISCACGEIIQTRSTRKNIHVEICSKCHPFFTGDKKFVDTAGRIDRFKKRYSKKSN from the coding sequence ATGAAAAAAGAAACACATCCAAAATACGAAGACACAGCTATTTCATGTGCATGTGGAGAAATTATTCAAACGCGATCTACTCGAAAGAATATTCACGTTGAAATTTGTTCTAAATGCCATCCGTTTTTTACGGGAGACAAGAAATTTGTGGATACTGCTGGTCGTATCGATCGATTTAAAAAGCGTTATTCTAAAAAGAGTAACTAA